Genomic DNA from Zonotrichia leucophrys gambelii isolate GWCS_2022_RI chromosome 23, RI_Zleu_2.0, whole genome shotgun sequence:
TGACTTGCTCTTCTTAATTACAATGCCAATGTGGATTGTTTACTACCACAACCATGGAGACTGGATCATGCCTTCGTTTCTCTGTAACGTGgctggctggtttttttttgttaataccTACACTTCTGTTGCCTTTCTGATGGTCATCACATACAACCGTTACCAAGCTGTGACTAATCCTATTAAAGCTGCTCAGCTGACCACCCAGAGAAGAGGTATCTACTTATCAGCAGCTATCTGGATCATAATAGTGGGCAGCTCTTTGTATTATCTTTTTGACAAGAATACTATTCCAGAGGAGGTGGACTCCAAGAATTTCACGCGGTGCTTTGAGCGCTACGACACCACGGGTGGCGTTTCAGCTGTTCTTGCCATTCATGTCATCATCTGCGTCCTCTTCTacatcattttccttttaatactAGGTTGGAACGTTGTCATCATCAGGACCCTGTTCTCCAAGTCAGTGCACCCACGGAAGAGCGCCCACGTCAAGCAAAGGGCGCTGTGGATGGTGTGCACGGTGCTGGCCGTGTTCATCATCAGCTTTGTGCCCCACCACATCGTGCACCTGCCCTGGACTCTGACTGTCCTGGAGCAGTGGCAGAAGGAGAACTGTCAGCTGCGCCAGCAGCTCAACGATGCTCACCAGGTGACTTTGTGCCTCCTGAGCACCAACTGTGTGCTGGACCCCATCATCTACTGCTTCCTCACCAAGAAGTTCCAGAAGCACGTTTCAGAAAACCTGAAAAGCATGAGAGGGAGCCGCAAATGCTCCAGGCAAACAACTGATACAATCATTGAGGGCACCGTTCACCAAGAGGAGGGCATCAGGATCTGCTAGGGCCACTTGGTGTTTTCTGATTGCACGTGGAGAGGTGGGAATTATTCACTC
This window encodes:
- the PTAFR gene encoding platelet-activating factor receptor, giving the protein MMSGKGKEGAEGSADFYIPCHIDSEFRYSLFTVFYSIIFILGFVANCYVLWIFSRIYPTKKLNEIKIFMVNLTVADLLFLITMPMWIVYYHNHGDWIMPSFLCNVAGWFFFVNTYTSVAFLMVITYNRYQAVTNPIKAAQLTTQRRGIYLSAAIWIIIVGSSLYYLFDKNTIPEEVDSKNFTRCFERYDTTGGVSAVLAIHVIICVLFYIIFLLILGWNVVIIRTLFSKSVHPRKSAHVKQRALWMVCTVLAVFIISFVPHHIVHLPWTLTVLEQWQKENCQLRQQLNDAHQVTLCLLSTNCVLDPIIYCFLTKKFQKHVSENLKSMRGSRKCSRQTTDTIIEGTVHQEEGIRIC